A region of Lagenorhynchus albirostris chromosome 20, mLagAlb1.1, whole genome shotgun sequence DNA encodes the following proteins:
- the MEOX1 gene encoding homeobox protein MOX-1 isoform X2 has product MDPVASSCMRGPHPPAPVWGCLRNPHSEGSGASGLPHYPPTPFSFHQKPDFPGTATAAYPDFSASCLAATPHSLPREERGFTEQHPAFPQPPDWHFPVSEARHRLNPGPAGGSKEMGASSPGLVDTTGGPGEDYEVLGSTANGTEKKSTRRKKESSDPLWSAWKPLLHGCLHLPSEFN; this is encoded by the exons ATGGATCCAGTGGCCAGCAGCTGCATGAGGGGCCCCCATCCCCCGGCCCCGGTCTGGGGCTGCCTTCGAAACCCTCACTCGGAAGGCAGTGGGGCCTCAGGCCTCCCCCACTACCCGCCAACCCCGTTCTCCTTCCACCAGAAACCAGACTTCCCAGGGACGGCAACGGCAGCGTACCCTGACTTCTCAGCCTCCTGCCTAGCAGCCACCCCACACAGCCTGCCCCGGGAGGAGCGCGGCTTCACTGAGCAGCACCCCGCCTTCCCACAACCTCCCGACTGGCACTTTCCTGTCTCAGAGGCCCGGCATAGGCTCAACCCGGGCCCAGCAGGGGGCTCCAAGGAGATGGGGGCCAGCAGCCCAGGCCTGGTGGACACCACGGGAGGCCCAGGCGAGGACTACGAGGTCCTTGGGAGCACTGCCAATGGGACGGAGAAGAAGTCAACCAGGCGGAAAAAGGAGAGTTCAG ACCCTCTCTGGTCAGCATGGAAACCTTTATTGCATGGCTGCTTGCATCTTCCTTCAGAATTTAACTga